The proteins below come from a single Anaerolineales bacterium genomic window:
- a CDS encoding succinylglutamate desuccinylase/aspartoacylase family protein, producing the protein MTALRPLIDAEGITIGTAKSAPGSYAYGEFRALDLPSGGTEVFPVVIAQGEQPGPILWVTGGIHGDEYTALGIIQRLLTPELPKQISGAVVFIPTLNPAGLRVGERYAYYQKRQDPNRLFPEPRHTPPAEDEDSLHLLEGAYARLFEVIKATASALIDFHNYSIQSIPFVFRDPVYYFKDDESDKGAAQTLWNQTEALIQAFGFTAINEFASRSYLRKSLHRSVSGAALQVGRIPAFTAEMGGYLTIDPIIADAAAAGTRNVMRQMGILGGARETLTGITPLALDYSVRRTQAIHVPHTGIVRFLIRPGVFLRVGDPVAVLTDIWGRPLTSEAGVICADEEGYVIGLSQGAAFYEGEHLVSLAIRDESNPVLLYPD; encoded by the coding sequence GTGACCGCATTACGACCTCTCATTGACGCAGAGGGAATCACCATTGGAACGGCGAAAAGCGCCCCCGGCAGCTATGCTTATGGGGAGTTTCGCGCCTTAGACCTTCCTAGCGGCGGGACGGAGGTGTTTCCCGTCGTCATTGCGCAGGGGGAACAGCCCGGCCCGATTCTGTGGGTGACAGGCGGTATTCATGGCGATGAATACACCGCCTTGGGGATCATCCAGCGCCTTCTGACGCCCGAGCTTCCCAAGCAGATCAGTGGGGCAGTCGTCTTTATTCCCACCTTGAACCCCGCCGGCTTACGGGTTGGCGAGCGCTACGCCTATTATCAAAAACGGCAAGACCCCAACCGTCTTTTTCCCGAACCGCGCCACACCCCCCCCGCCGAAGATGAAGACTCGCTTCATCTTTTAGAAGGCGCTTACGCCCGTCTTTTTGAGGTGATTAAAGCAACAGCGTCCGCCTTGATCGACTTTCACAATTACTCTATCCAATCGATCCCTTTTGTCTTTCGTGATCCTGTCTACTATTTCAAAGACGATGAGAGCGATAAAGGCGCGGCACAAACGCTTTGGAATCAAACTGAAGCCCTTATTCAAGCCTTTGGTTTCACTGCCATCAATGAATTTGCCTCTCGCTCCTACCTGCGCAAGAGCCTGCATCGCTCGGTAAGTGGGGCTGCCCTCCAAGTGGGGCGAATTCCCGCCTTCACCGCCGAGATGGGCGGCTATCTGACGATTGATCCAATTATTGCCGATGCCGCCGCTGCCGGCACTCGCAACGTGATGCGCCAGATGGGTATTCTTGGCGGCGCACGGGAAACTCTGACGGGCATTACCCCGCTCGCCCTTGATTACTCCGTGCGCCGCACGCAAGCCATCCATGTACCCCATACGGGAATCGTCCGCTTTCTGATTCGCCCCGGCGTGTTTCTGCGGGTGGGCGATCCAGTGGCAGTTCTGACCGATATTTGGGGGCGTCCGCTGACGAGTGAGGCGGGGGTGATTTGTGCCGATGAGGAAGGCTATGTCATTGGGTTGTCA